The window CCCCCCTCCTCCCGGATCTCCGGCAGGGAAGGGCTGGATTCTTCGTAGTCAGCGAACCCTTTTCCGTACAGGTGAAGGTTGTATTCGGAAAAATAATGGTGCTCCCATTCGGGGGAGAAAATGTGCACGTGATCCGGCCAACGCTCGGTCCGATACCAGGAGTCGGGCCGGCAGGGATCGTGATTTCCCGGCGCGATCAGCACGTTCGTCCCGGACAATTCCTCCAGTTTCTCCATCACGAATCGCACCGTCGATCTTCCGGCATATCGGTGTTCCAACAAATCGCCGGCAATAAACAAAAAATCCGCCTGACGACGTTTTGCCAGCTCAACGATCCGCTCGAAGGTCCGGCGGAACTCCTCCCGGCGGGCCCGAAGCCGGTCTTTTCCCCCCCGCCATCCCTCCATGGGCTTGTCCAAGTGAAGATCGGCGGTATGTACAAAGGTAAAGGACTTCACCACGCCACCTCCCCGCCCCGGGTCAAAATGTCTTAATCCCATGATACACCGCCGGCGCCTCCTTCTCCATAGAAAAAACGGTATAAAACCGGAGATTTCCCGGACGTGCGGCAGGTATGTTTCTTTGTGTCCGACTGCAAACTATAAAAGAAAAGAATGAAACCTTTCCGAAGGAGGGATTGTCTTTGTCCGGCTCCTGTCCTTCCCGCTTTCGCCATCGGATTTTTGTCTGTTCCCTGATCCTCCTTGCGGCCCTTCTCGGCTTCTGGGGAAACGCGGCAGCGGAAGTTCCTCCGAAGGTATCCAAAGTGGAGGTGTATCGCGTCCGTTCCGGCCATGTCCGGCCGGTGCCGGTCACCCGCCTCATCCACACGGAGGTGGAACGGGTGCTGGAAGGAATCCAACAGATGGCGGGCACCTCTGTTCCGCAAATGCCGGCCGAATATTTCCTGTTTCGCTTCCCCGCTCCCGTCGTCCTTCCCGATTCCCCCGTCGGCTATCCGATTCGGGAAATGGCCATAACTAAGCCCCGGTCCGCCTGGGATCCACCCAGGCTGCTGATCCGCAACGTACAGAAGCATTGGGTGGAATACCGGACCGACCGCCCGCTGACGGTGCTGCTTGATCAATTGAAGGAACAGGGGCTGTAAGACGGACCGGAGGGGCTGAGCCGCCCGGCTTCGACCGTGCGACGAACGGCTCAGCCCCTCCGACCCTTCAAGGAAAGGGAGCGGTCCCGTCGCCTTTGTTTCGGTCATTCCTCCCATCGTTTGACGATCAGGCACACATTGTGGCCGCCGAAACCAAAGGAATTGCTCATCGCCACCCGTACCTCCCTTTTCCGCGCCCGGTGGGGGACGTAATCCAAGTCGGGTTCCGGGTCGGGATGGTCGCAGTTGATGGTCGGGGGAATGATTCCGCTTTGAATCGCCAGCACGGAAGCGATCAATTCCACCGCCCCGGCGGCTCCCAGCAGGTGGCCGGTCATCGATTTGATGGAACTGATCGGAATATGGCGGGCGCGCTCCCCGAACACCTTCTTGATCGCCGCCGCTTCGATCGCATCATTGAACCGGGTGCCGGTCCCGTGGGCATTGATGTAATCCACCCGGTCGGGCGTCATCCCCGCGTCGGCCAGAGCCAGGCGCATCGCCCGGACCGCCCCTGAGCCTTCGGGATCGGGGGCGGTGATGTGATAGGCATCGGTGCTGGCGCCATAGCCGGCCAACTCCGCCCAAATCGTCGCCCCCCGCCTCCGGGCGTGTTCCGCTTCCTCCAGAATGACCACACCGGCCCCTTCTCCCGCCACAAAACCGTCCCGATCCCGGTCGAAGGGGCGGCATGCCCTCACGGGATCGTCGTTTCGTCGGGACAAGGCGCGAATTTTGGAAAAGGCGGCAAGGCCGAGGGGCGTGATCGGCGCCTCCGCTCCACCGGCGATCACGACATCGGCCGTGCCGTACTGGATGGCCCGCATCCCTTCCCCGATGCAGCTGGCGCCGGTGGCGCAGGCGGTAACCACCGCCGCCGAGATCCCGCGGGCGCCGGTGGCCA of the Planifilum fulgidum genome contains:
- the fabF gene encoding beta-ketoacyl-ACP synthase II, which encodes MRRRVVITGFGVLTPIGLDPETFWSGLTSGKSGVGPITRFDPSGFPTTIAAEIDGFDPLDYMDRKEARRMDRFAQYGLAAARQALERAGLKIEGRAAERVGVMVGTGSGGLDMIQREYSRVLTQGPDRLSPYLAPAMLANMASGEIAVATGARGISAAVVTACATGASCIGEGMRAIQYGTADVVIAGGAEAPITPLGLAAFSKIRALSRRNDDPVRACRPFDRDRDGFVAGEGAGVVILEEAEHARRRGATIWAELAGYGASTDAYHITAPDPEGSGAVRAMRLALADAGMTPDRVDYINAHGTGTRFNDAIEAAAIKKVFGERARHIPISSIKSMTGHLLGAAGAVELIASVLAIQSGIIPPTINCDHPDPEPDLDYVPHRARKREVRVAMSNSFGFGGHNVCLIVKRWEE